In one Candidatus Lernaella stagnicola genomic region, the following are encoded:
- a CDS encoding HDOD domain-containing protein: MSASSPILSRILKKIDDLPTLPTVLQQVLEITSQEDTGAADIIGVIDADQSLTANLLRVANSPVFGVPNRIQSAKQAVVLLGFNEVRSIALSATVFSMFEAAEGETVFNREAFWRHSYLVAHLTRELFTKFPDADNKALYFTAGLLHDIGIVVMDQFFRPEFKDIVETIQQENEMPLRAEGRFMGVNHAAIGAVLLRRWQLPKLLVKVVETHHNPWDAPAAAAPLVRALYYGNLLAQLIGYPAYAQSEAPTVEGFLDSADAQQLAEAGMPLDKQWLADTVTRYKEDEILLDLIMGAATPM; this comes from the coding sequence ATGTCAGCGAGTTCCCCCATCTTGTCCCGTATTTTGAAGAAGATCGACGACCTGCCCACCCTGCCCACAGTGTTGCAGCAGGTGTTGGAAATCACCTCGCAGGAAGATACCGGCGCCGCCGACATCATCGGTGTTATCGACGCCGACCAGTCGCTGACGGCCAACTTGCTGCGGGTGGCCAACAGCCCCGTTTTCGGCGTGCCCAACCGCATTCAATCGGCCAAGCAGGCGGTGGTGCTTTTGGGCTTCAACGAAGTGCGCAGCATCGCCCTGTCGGCCACCGTGTTTTCGATGTTCGAAGCGGCCGAAGGCGAAACCGTGTTCAACCGCGAGGCCTTCTGGCGGCATTCCTATCTGGTGGCGCACCTGACGCGGGAACTGTTCACGAAGTTTCCCGATGCCGACAACAAGGCGCTTTATTTCACCGCCGGCTTGCTGCACGACATCGGCATCGTGGTGATGGACCAGTTTTTCAGGCCGGAGTTCAAGGACATCGTGGAGACGATTCAGCAGGAAAACGAAATGCCCCTCCGCGCCGAGGGCCGCTTCATGGGCGTGAACCACGCCGCGATCGGCGCCGTGTTGCTGCGGCGTTGGCAGTTGCCCAAATTGCTGGTGAAGGTCGTGGAAACCCACCACAACCCGTGGGATGCGCCGGCTGCCGCCGCGCCCCTGGTCCGGGCGCTTTACTACGGCAACCTGCTGGCGCAACTGATCGGCTACCCGGCCTACGCCCAAAGTGAAGCGCCGACCGTGGAGGGCTTTTTGGACTCCGCCGACGCGCAGCAACTCGCCGAGGCCGGCATGCCGCTGGACAAGCAGTGGCTGGCCGACACCGTCACGCGCTACAAGGAAGATGAAATCCTGCTCGACCTGATTATGGGCGCCGCCACGCCGATGTAA